In one window of Chitinophagales bacterium DNA:
- a CDS encoding DUF481 domain-containing protein — protein MKQICILLLVICLPIFVQAQINESDTARVQLRSSITSNYQAGNVQLFALRGRIELSAAGKKFVFKTQNNGLYQSFFKTKADADLFSRNFLYYRPQQPVYPFVMGFVASNYRLKINTRVFVGGGATWQMIKLSKSNIKLSASMVYEQTYFSRRQFNNTHYTGQNQIRLWRATSWLAGQHRFNENGLRLHYTIYYQPGLDGQNNYRVSGEAGLDCPIHKGLGFTMLYTNLYEQVVVSGVQQRDALFSFGLNYQLKKRKDENTFNHKN, from the coding sequence ATGAAGCAAATCTGCATATTGCTGCTAGTGATTTGTCTGCCAATATTTGTTCAGGCGCAGATCAACGAAAGTGATACTGCACGTGTACAATTGCGTAGCAGTATCACCAGTAATTACCAAGCAGGCAATGTGCAATTGTTTGCACTGCGTGGAAGAATAGAACTGTCTGCCGCGGGAAAAAAATTCGTATTCAAAACGCAGAACAATGGTTTGTATCAATCCTTTTTTAAAACCAAGGCCGATGCAGATCTCTTCAGCAGAAACTTTCTCTATTATCGTCCACAACAGCCTGTCTATCCTTTTGTGATGGGCTTTGTGGCCAGCAATTATCGTCTCAAAATCAATACACGTGTGTTTGTTGGCGGAGGCGCTACCTGGCAAATGATCAAATTATCTAAGAGCAACATCAAACTATCTGCTTCGATGGTGTATGAACAAACCTATTTCTCGCGCAGGCAATTCAATAACACCCACTACACCGGACAAAACCAAATTCGTTTGTGGCGTGCAACATCCTGGTTAGCTGGGCAACATCGATTCAATGAAAACGGGCTTCGCTTGCATTACACTATTTATTATCAGCCGGGTTTAGACGGACAAAATAATTACCGGGTTTCCGGTGAAGCCGGCTTGGATTGTCCTATACACAAAGGATTGGGTTTCACAATGCTCTACACCAATCTCTATGAGCAAGTGGTGGTGAGTGGTGTGCAACAGCGTGATGCATTGTTCTCTTTCGGATTGAATTATCAACTGAAAAAACGAAAAGATGAAAATACCTTCAACCACAAGAATTGA
- a CDS encoding alpha/beta fold hydrolase produces the protein MKQLLTMLATLFLFDVAVAQHNAGNNGKILMVVSNPSISKTTGWPIGVWYAELTHPYWAFSEAGYQVDIASLNGGEIQFDGFSDPEDASKYAAFDYVSLGFKKDPAKMALTKNTLKLSNINPADYKAIFLCGGQGPMFTWRNNPEIATFFSNFYQTGKPAAAICHGTAVLLEAKLPNGKYLVEGKRWTGFANSEENYADAYVGMKIQPFRIEDEARKMPNSRFEVAHMFDAHAVKYGNLITGQQQNSGAAAAELVLKALEEDKKRYPTYVLVHGAWADESAWGFVRNELAQKANVVVVNLPAHGADNTYGAGVGLANYVKTVSDAINAVSGRVILVGHSMAGAIISQVAENMPGKIDRLIYVAAYLPKNGESVQGINTSFYGNKPIEIFSFNQDYSLVSVEKEALPTVVCADCPDYMKETIVKYHRAEPTKGFNDVVKLGNNFKAIPKYYISTKNDNAVPYALQQKMIKANGQIKQVVEMETSHLPFVVKPQEFLQNIWQFSK, from the coding sequence ATGAAACAGTTATTAACAATGCTCGCAACGCTCTTCTTGTTTGATGTTGCCGTAGCGCAACACAATGCCGGTAATAATGGTAAGATCCTGATGGTGGTTAGCAACCCATCTATATCTAAAACAACCGGATGGCCTATTGGTGTATGGTATGCAGAATTAACACATCCTTATTGGGCTTTCAGTGAAGCTGGTTATCAGGTAGACATTGCCAGCCTCAATGGCGGTGAAATACAATTTGATGGATTTAGTGATCCGGAAGATGCCAGTAAATATGCAGCTTTTGATTATGTGTCCTTGGGCTTTAAAAAAGATCCGGCGAAAATGGCACTTACTAAAAACACCCTCAAACTGTCCAACATTAATCCTGCAGATTACAAAGCCATTTTCCTTTGCGGTGGTCAGGGACCGATGTTTACTTGGCGCAACAATCCTGAAATAGCCACTTTCTTTTCTAATTTCTATCAAACGGGTAAACCCGCTGCCGCTATTTGCCATGGCACCGCTGTACTCTTAGAAGCAAAGCTGCCTAATGGCAAATACCTTGTTGAAGGAAAACGTTGGACGGGTTTTGCTAACAGTGAAGAAAACTATGCGGATGCTTATGTAGGTATGAAGATTCAACCATTCCGCATTGAAGACGAAGCACGCAAAATGCCCAATAGTCGCTTTGAAGTAGCACACATGTTTGATGCGCACGCAGTAAAATATGGGAATCTAATTACAGGCCAACAACAAAACTCAGGCGCAGCAGCAGCAGAACTAGTGCTCAAGGCGCTGGAAGAAGATAAAAAACGTTATCCAACATATGTGCTGGTACATGGTGCATGGGCAGACGAAAGTGCCTGGGGCTTCGTACGCAATGAGCTTGCTCAAAAGGCCAATGTTGTTGTCGTAAACCTACCCGCCCATGGAGCAGACAACACTTATGGTGCAGGGGTTGGACTCGCAAACTATGTTAAAACGGTAAGTGATGCTATTAACGCGGTAAGCGGTAGGGTGATATTGGTGGGCCACTCCATGGCTGGCGCAATCATTTCACAAGTGGCAGAAAACATGCCCGGTAAAATTGACCGCTTGATTTATGTAGCCGCGTATCTGCCGAAGAATGGAGAGTCTGTACAAGGCATCAATACCAGTTTCTATGGTAACAAACCAATTGAGATATTCTCTTTCAATCAAGATTACTCCCTTGTCTCGGTTGAAAAAGAAGCGTTACCAACGGTTGTGTGTGCCGACTGCCCAGACTATATGAAAGAAACAATTGTAAAGTATCACAGAGCAGAACCCACCAAAGGCTTTAATGATGTGGTGAAGCTGGGCAATAATTTCAAAGCCATACCCAAATACTATATCAGTACCAAGAATGATAATGCAGTACCCTATGCATTACAACAAAAAATGATCAAAGCAAATGGTCAGATCAAACAAGTGGTAGAAATGGAAACATCACACCTTCCGTTTGTAGTAAAACCACAAGAATTTCTGCAAAACATTTGGCAATTCAGCAAATAA
- a CDS encoding helix-turn-helix transcriptional regulator, with the protein MPDVIINKEIFYNPVDFVLKKLGGTWKIPVLWRLRKKTWRYTELQKDIEHISQKMLSQTLKQLETEGFVQKKTYAEVPPRTEYSLTEKGKRAVEVIEYLRNYGLELMKEDGIDYEAMMREEAHRKKQAGA; encoded by the coding sequence ATGCCCGATGTAATCATCAATAAAGAAATCTTTTATAACCCGGTTGATTTTGTGCTGAAGAAGCTAGGAGGCACTTGGAAGATTCCGGTGTTATGGCGTTTACGCAAAAAAACATGGCGCTATACTGAGCTGCAGAAAGATATTGAACATATCAGCCAGAAAATGCTTTCACAAACATTAAAGCAACTGGAAACTGAAGGTTTTGTACAAAAGAAAACCTATGCGGAAGTGCCGCCACGAACCGAGTATTCTCTTACGGAAAAAGGAAAGCGTGCGGTTGAAGTAATCGAATATTTGCGCAATTACGGACTGGAGCTGATGAAGGAAGACGGCATTGATTATGAAGCCATGATGCGTGAAGAAGCACACAGAAAAAAACAAGCGGGCGCATGA
- a CDS encoding nicotinamide mononucleotide transporter, whose product MNTILEQFISGLKATTFLEFIAVFAGIGSVWFSRKEHILVYPVGLINTTIYIYLSLKANLFGEASVNLYYTIMSIYGWILWSKKDAVKHEAVLHIQFSTKQAWLHQLLFFAGFYTAIYAALSWLQTSFAPEAIPWADAFASATAFTGMWLMARKKVESWIWWIATNIASIPLYFVKGFVFTSVQYLVLLILAVFGFISWMQKARQNTHA is encoded by the coding sequence ATGAACACGATTCTGGAACAATTCATCAGCGGCTTAAAAGCAACGACCTTCTTAGAGTTCATCGCTGTTTTCGCGGGTATTGGCAGTGTATGGTTCAGTAGGAAGGAGCACATACTGGTTTATCCTGTCGGACTCATCAATACCACGATTTATATCTACCTCAGCCTGAAAGCAAACCTCTTCGGTGAAGCCAGCGTGAACCTGTATTATACTATCATGAGTATTTATGGCTGGATACTCTGGAGCAAGAAAGATGCCGTGAAGCACGAAGCCGTATTACACATTCAATTCAGTACAAAGCAAGCGTGGTTGCATCAGTTATTATTCTTTGCTGGATTTTATACAGCGATTTACGCAGCACTGAGTTGGCTGCAAACCTCCTTTGCACCGGAAGCCATTCCTTGGGCAGATGCTTTTGCTTCGGCAACCGCCTTTACGGGCATGTGGCTGATGGCCAGAAAAAAAGTTGAGAGCTGGATCTGGTGGATAGCAACCAATATTGCATCCATACCCCTGTACTTCGTGAAAGGCTTTGTGTTTACGAGTGTACAATACCTCGTATTACTCATCCTGGCGGTATTTGGCTTCATCAGCTGGATGCAGAAAGCCAGACAAAATACACACGCATGA
- a CDS encoding DNA-3-methyladenine glycosylase I → MSYCSAIAQMKPEDAAMHQAYHDKAYGFPIETDDELFCRLILEINQAGLSWTTILRKEASFRKAYHQFKIKKVAAYTDADIERLMNDAGVIRNRLKILAAIENAKTILTIQKSHGSFRNWLDAHHPLTKQDWVKLFRKTFRFTGGEIVNEFLMSAGFLPGAHEATCPIYKKVLKQKPAWSKASKK, encoded by the coding sequence ATGAGTTATTGCAGCGCGATAGCACAAATGAAGCCGGAGGACGCGGCAATGCATCAAGCCTATCATGATAAGGCCTATGGTTTTCCTATTGAAACCGATGATGAATTATTCTGCCGATTGATTTTAGAAATCAATCAGGCTGGTTTAAGCTGGACAACCATTCTACGCAAGGAAGCGAGTTTTCGCAAAGCCTATCATCAGTTTAAGATTAAGAAGGTTGCGGCCTATACCGATGCAGATATAGAACGCTTGATGAATGATGCGGGCGTTATCAGAAACCGCTTGAAGATTCTGGCTGCTATAGAGAACGCAAAGACTATTCTTACAATACAAAAATCGCATGGCTCTTTTCGAAATTGGTTAGATGCACATCATCCACTAACAAAACAGGATTGGGTTAAACTATTTCGGAAAACTTTTCGTTTTACCGGAGGTGAGATTGTGAATGAGTTTCTGATGAGTGCCGGCTTTCTGCCGGGCGCACATGAAGCAACCTGTCCGATCTATAAAAAAGTACTGAAGCAAAAACCCGCATGGAGCAAAGCCTCAAAAAAATAG
- a CDS encoding ATP-binding protein, producing the protein MEQSLKKIVIIGPESTGKSTLCEELAQHYQTEWCPEFAREYLLTNGTNYDMDDLELIAKGQLALEDEYASLVCKNQSDNPSPLLFVDTDMYVMKVWCEYVFGKCHQFILDEIITRKYDLYLLCNIDLPWTKDELREYPDEGPRKELFHIYQDILINQSVPWALISGEDEARFASAKAAIDRFIFSK; encoded by the coding sequence ATGGAGCAAAGCCTCAAAAAAATAGTGATTATCGGACCCGAGAGTACGGGTAAAAGCACACTTTGCGAAGAGCTGGCACAGCATTATCAAACAGAATGGTGTCCAGAGTTTGCACGTGAGTATTTGCTCACCAATGGCACCAATTATGATATGGATGATTTGGAACTGATTGCCAAGGGACAATTAGCGCTGGAAGATGAATACGCGTCACTGGTATGCAAGAATCAATCGGATAATCCAAGTCCACTATTGTTTGTGGATACAGACATGTATGTGATGAAAGTGTGGTGCGAATACGTGTTTGGGAAATGCCATCAATTCATTCTCGACGAGATCATTACGCGCAAATACGATCTCTATTTGCTTTGTAATATTGATTTACCCTGGACCAAAGATGAATTACGCGAATATCCAGATGAAGGTCCGCGCAAAGAGTTGTTTCACATTTATCAAGATATACTGATTAATCAGTCTGTTCCTTGGGCATTGATCAGCGGAGAAGATGAAGCGCGTTTCGCTTCAGCGAAAGCAGCAATAGACCGATTTATTTTTTCAAAATAG
- the mtgA gene encoding monofunctional biosynthetic peptidoglycan transglycosylase, which yields MKKIWSFFKKAFLFCFISSLVYLLVCRFLFPPITITQLGDSFSYGLKRDYVPWSQISRNVKLAVIASEDQTFPDHNGFDLNAIQKSLNPKKKNKKKKLPLGAGASTITQQTAKNVFLWQGSGPIRYVRKLPEAYFTLLIEWIWGKQRILEVYLNVIEMGPGIFGIEAAAQYYYGKHAKDLSRAEAASIIACLPNPKRFTVKPASRFVGWKQQWIMRQMNQLEGDEDLEAILKK from the coding sequence ATGAAAAAAATCTGGAGCTTCTTCAAAAAAGCATTTCTCTTCTGCTTCATCAGCTCACTGGTGTATTTATTGGTTTGTCGGTTTCTGTTTCCGCCTATCACCATCACACAGCTCGGCGATAGCTTTTCTTATGGACTCAAACGAGATTATGTACCTTGGAGCCAGATATCACGCAATGTGAAATTGGCAGTTATTGCAAGCGAGGACCAAACCTTTCCTGATCACAATGGATTTGATTTGAATGCCATTCAGAAAAGCCTCAACCCAAAAAAGAAGAACAAGAAAAAGAAATTACCACTTGGCGCCGGCGCCAGTACCATTACACAACAAACCGCTAAGAATGTCTTTCTCTGGCAGGGCAGCGGCCCCATTCGTTATGTACGCAAGTTACCCGAAGCGTATTTTACTTTATTGATTGAATGGATATGGGGCAAACAACGCATTCTGGAAGTCTACCTGAATGTAATTGAAATGGGGCCGGGCATATTTGGTATTGAAGCGGCTGCTCAATATTATTATGGTAAACATGCCAAAGATTTGTCTCGCGCTGAAGCGGCATCCATCATCGCTTGCTTACCCAATCCAAAAAGATTTACCGTGAAACCAGCATCCAGATTTGTTGGTTGGAAACAGCAGTGGATTATGCGTCAGATGAATCAGCTGGAAGGCGATGAAGATCTGGAAGCTATTTTGAAAAAATAA
- a CDS encoding LysE family transporter, with product MTAAIIKGLLLGLLLSISVGPVIFSIIKQSINNGHKGGFAFVAGVSASDISLVLFSQLFTELFRTLIDYKKEIGVGGSILLIIIGVYVLFFKKVMVNEEGEQIIQLRKRDIVRVFLSGYFMNILNPSVIAFWLIIATSVVGLSFSHRVVLFGTCLFVVLLTDLAKVFLAGALRKKLTPKNIHYINILSGLILIGFGIALIWGTLAFGDCLS from the coding sequence ATGACCGCTGCCATTATCAAGGGACTATTGCTGGGCTTACTGCTCAGCATTTCAGTTGGGCCGGTTATTTTTTCTATCATCAAGCAAAGCATCAATAACGGACACAAAGGTGGATTTGCCTTTGTTGCTGGCGTTAGCGCAAGTGATATCAGTCTGGTGCTCTTCAGTCAGTTGTTTACAGAGTTATTCCGCACACTCATTGATTATAAAAAAGAAATTGGTGTGGGCGGAAGCATACTACTGATCATCATTGGTGTGTATGTTTTGTTCTTTAAAAAAGTAATGGTAAATGAGGAAGGTGAGCAGATAATTCAATTGCGCAAGCGCGATATTGTTCGGGTATTTCTATCTGGTTATTTCATGAATATCCTCAACCCCAGCGTGATTGCATTCTGGCTCATCATTGCAACATCTGTAGTGGGCCTTAGTTTTTCGCACCGAGTTGTTTTATTTGGTACCTGCTTATTCGTGGTTTTGCTGACAGATTTGGCCAAGGTTTTTCTGGCAGGTGCACTGCGCAAAAAACTGACACCAAAAAACATTCATTACATCAATATCCTTTCGGGCCTTATTCTGATTGGCTTTGGTATTGCGCTGATCTGGGGCACACTGGCTTTTGGTGATTGTTTATCATAG
- a CDS encoding amidohydrolase family protein, protein MKKTLFICAAWLSLSVATAQETVYPAKEQKGLLFIKNGTVHVGNGQVIENATIEVRDGKITKVGSNIAIPADDVKVYDAKGKHVYPGLILPTSTLGIQEIGGNAVRGSNDYREIGDVNAGVRALAAYNADSKIINTVKANGILLAHIIPQGSLVGGVSSVVQLDAWNYEDAAYAPDNGMNLYMPSLLAGPGGRFGRLFAAFGGQIQTDPVKQALDRIEAVKEFFRDAKAYYQKDAKTSINIKFEAARPLFEKKQKLFVHCDQVKQMLLALDFVKEFGFDVVIVGGSESWQIADLLKQNNVPVILSQMHNLPTLDDDDIDQPFKTPAALQKAGVLFAITDDDSQNRGRNMPFNAGTAVAYGLDKEAAISAMTLNTAKILGIANRTGSIEVGKDANIVISEGDILDMRSSKISHAFIQGRHVSLDNKHSQLYERYKHKYGIK, encoded by the coding sequence ATGAAAAAGACACTCTTTATATGCGCCGCCTGGTTGTCGCTCAGCGTAGCAACCGCACAGGAAACTGTGTATCCGGCCAAAGAACAAAAAGGTTTACTCTTTATCAAGAATGGTACCGTTCACGTTGGTAATGGTCAGGTAATTGAAAATGCCACCATTGAAGTAAGAGATGGTAAGATCACCAAAGTGGGCAGCAATATTGCCATTCCTGCAGATGATGTAAAAGTATATGACGCCAAGGGTAAGCATGTTTACCCGGGCCTGATTCTGCCAACATCCACTCTGGGTATTCAGGAGATTGGAGGTAATGCCGTTCGTGGTAGCAACGACTATCGTGAAATTGGTGATGTAAATGCTGGTGTACGCGCACTTGCAGCATACAATGCTGATTCTAAAATCATCAACACGGTAAAAGCCAATGGTATTTTACTGGCACACATCATTCCGCAAGGTTCGCTCGTGGGTGGTGTTTCATCAGTAGTACAGCTGGATGCCTGGAATTATGAAGATGCTGCCTATGCACCGGACAATGGCATGAACTTATATATGCCCAGTTTGCTCGCTGGTCCCGGTGGCCGCTTCGGCAGATTATTTGCTGCCTTTGGCGGACAAATTCAAACAGATCCTGTTAAGCAGGCTTTGGATAGAATTGAAGCGGTGAAAGAATTCTTCCGCGATGCAAAAGCTTATTATCAAAAAGATGCTAAGACCAGTATCAATATCAAGTTTGAAGCAGCAAGACCATTGTTTGAGAAAAAACAAAAACTCTTTGTACACTGCGATCAGGTAAAGCAAATGTTGCTCGCACTTGATTTTGTAAAAGAGTTTGGGTTTGATGTGGTGATTGTAGGTGGTTCTGAAAGCTGGCAGATTGCTGATCTGCTGAAGCAGAACAATGTGCCTGTGATCTTATCTCAAATGCACAACCTGCCAACATTGGATGATGATGATATTGATCAGCCATTCAAAACACCTGCTGCTTTACAAAAAGCCGGTGTACTATTTGCTATTACTGATGATGATTCACAGAATCGTGGTCGTAACATGCCTTTCAATGCAGGTACTGCCGTAGCTTATGGCTTGGATAAAGAGGCCGCCATTAGTGCTATGACACTGAATACAGCAAAGATTCTGGGTATTGCGAATAGAACCGGTTCTATTGAAGTAGGTAAAGATGCCAATATCGTCATCAGCGAAGGTGATATCCTGGATATGCGCAGCAGCAAAATCAGCCATGCGTTTATACAGGGCCGTCATGTGAGCCTGGACAATAAGCATAGCCAATTGTACGAGCGCTATAAGCACAAATACGGTATCAAATAA
- a CDS encoding amidohydrolase family protein, with protein sequence MRKRWLLFSALLACVVSQAQETFFVNGVADKRDGTYAFTNATIVKDANTTLQNATMVIREGKIIAVGNGLAIPKDATVIDCKDKFIYPSFIDIYSDYGMPQQNRQAAPFNFNAPPQLFSNQKGAYGWNQALKADVEAHKLFAADEARAKSLREGGFGVVLTHNKDGIARGTGTVVALGSERENLMILKEKATAHYSFSKGSSQQSYPSSMMGNIALLRQTYLDAQWYKSNPSAEGVNITLKAWNDVQGLPQIFDPSDRLSDLWNLMRADRIGDEFGVQYILKATGKEYQRIKEVAATKAPLIVGLNFPAAQDVEDPNDTRLVSLADMKHWELAPSNPAAIEKAGIPFCLTPSDTRDVRTFMANLRKAMEYGLSEKAAMEALTKNPATMLGVYDQVGSLDAGKWANFVITNGPVFAERTTILHNWVQGKKFGIKEDSWNSINGLYNITVINADGSNTNYTLDVKGNSNATAVGKDTLNTRFSFDGKMVKISFAPATQRRRPAGFGGGNFQAPASPLPANATKLTGVSNGDYWQGTGVDSLGNAVNWSATLTTPATAKAAEAPAPKPAPKVGEVIYPFTAFGVGENNQPKQETVLFKNATVWTSDKQGILQNTDVLVKNGKIDKVGKNLSADGARVIDATGKHLTAGVIDEHSHIASASTNEGGQTVTSEVRIQDNLDPDDINIYRQLSGGVTSSHILHGSANTIGGQTQLIKLRWGTNDEGLKFQGADPFIKFALGENVKRTSAATGNNRFPDTRMGVEQVLTDAFQRAKDYEANMKAVEANNKKKGATPMIFRRDLELDALVEIMNKKRFITCHSYVASEITSTMRVAEKFGFRVNTFTHILEGYKVADKMKEHGAAASTFSDWWAYKLEVQDAIPQNAAIMNAVGLNVAINSDDAEMARRLNQEAAKSVKYGGVSEEDAWKMVTINPAKMLHVDDKVGSIKAGKDADLVLWSDNPLSIYAKSLYTMVDGTIYFDREKDLQMRKDVKAERLRLISKMVGEKAQGRPTIPAQPSYKYIHTCLDHGHKLGMLEIEAEDADEHDNH encoded by the coding sequence ATGAGAAAACGCTGGCTATTGTTTTCTGCACTGCTTGCATGTGTTGTATCGCAAGCGCAGGAAACATTCTTCGTCAATGGCGTGGCAGACAAACGTGACGGCACTTATGCTTTCACCAATGCCACCATCGTGAAAGATGCAAACACCACATTACAGAATGCCACCATGGTCATTCGTGAAGGAAAAATTATTGCAGTAGGTAATGGCCTTGCCATACCGAAGGATGCAACAGTCATTGATTGTAAGGATAAATTTATTTATCCCTCTTTCATTGATATTTATAGTGATTATGGCATGCCGCAGCAAAACCGTCAGGCTGCACCATTCAACTTCAACGCACCCCCCCAATTGTTCAGCAACCAGAAAGGCGCTTATGGTTGGAACCAAGCGTTGAAAGCAGATGTAGAAGCACACAAATTATTTGCTGCTGATGAAGCGCGCGCAAAATCTCTGCGCGAAGGCGGCTTCGGCGTAGTGCTCACACACAACAAAGATGGTATTGCACGCGGAACAGGTACTGTTGTTGCTTTAGGCAGTGAGCGTGAGAACCTGATGATCCTGAAAGAAAAAGCGACTGCGCATTATTCTTTTAGTAAGGGAAGCAGCCAACAATCTTATCCCTCATCCATGATGGGTAATATTGCATTGTTGCGTCAAACCTATTTAGACGCACAATGGTATAAATCAAATCCTTCCGCCGAAGGCGTAAACATTACACTAAAAGCATGGAACGATGTACAGGGCTTACCGCAAATTTTCGATCCAAGTGATCGTCTCTCAGATTTGTGGAACCTAATGCGCGCAGACCGCATCGGTGATGAGTTTGGTGTACAGTACATTCTTAAAGCAACAGGTAAAGAATATCAGCGCATCAAAGAAGTGGCTGCTACCAAAGCACCATTAATTGTTGGGTTGAACTTTCCTGCTGCACAAGATGTAGAAGATCCCAACGATACAAGACTCGTTTCACTTGCGGATATGAAGCATTGGGAATTGGCACCATCCAATCCTGCTGCTATTGAAAAAGCGGGTATCCCTTTCTGCTTAACCCCGTCAGACACCCGCGATGTACGCACGTTCATGGCCAACCTACGCAAAGCAATGGAATATGGTCTCAGCGAAAAAGCTGCGATGGAAGCCTTGACGAAAAATCCGGCAACCATGCTTGGTGTGTATGATCAAGTTGGTAGCCTCGATGCAGGCAAGTGGGCCAACTTCGTTATCACCAACGGTCCTGTATTCGCAGAAAGAACAACCATTCTGCACAACTGGGTACAGGGTAAGAAATTTGGTATCAAAGAAGACAGCTGGAACAGCATCAACGGTCTCTATAATATTACTGTCATCAATGCTGATGGTAGCAACACCAATTACACATTAGATGTAAAAGGCAACAGCAACGCTACCGCTGTTGGTAAAGACACTTTGAACACACGCTTTAGCTTTGATGGCAAGATGGTGAAAATCAGTTTTGCTCCTGCTACACAGCGCAGAAGACCTGCTGGTTTTGGTGGTGGTAACTTCCAAGCACCTGCGTCACCACTTCCCGCGAATGCAACCAAACTCACCGGCGTAAGCAATGGCGATTACTGGCAGGGTACCGGTGTTGATTCATTGGGCAACGCAGTAAACTGGTCGGCTACTTTAACAACACCAGCAACAGCCAAAGCTGCAGAAGCGCCAGCACCAAAACCTGCACCAAAAGTTGGAGAGGTTATATATCCATTCACCGCATTTGGTGTTGGAGAGAACAACCAGCCTAAACAAGAAACCGTTTTGTTTAAAAACGCTACCGTTTGGACCAGTGATAAACAAGGCATTCTTCAGAATACAGATGTTTTGGTAAAGAATGGTAAGATTGATAAAGTAGGTAAGAATCTTTCTGCAGATGGCGCTCGTGTAATTGATGCAACAGGCAAACACCTCACCGCAGGTGTGATTGATGAACACTCACATATTGCTTCTGCTTCAACCAACGAGGGTGGACAAACTGTAACTTCTGAAGTGCGCATACAAGACAACCTCGATCCGGATGATATCAATATCTATCGTCAGTTAAGTGGTGGTGTAACATCTTCGCATATCCTGCATGGTTCTGCAAACACCATTGGCGGACAAACACAATTGATCAAGCTGCGTTGGGGTACCAACGATGAGGGTTTGAAGTTCCAAGGTGCTGATCCTTTCATCAAGTTTGCATTGGGTGAAAACGTAAAGCGTACATCAGCAGCTACTGGCAATAACCGATTCCCCGACACGCGCATGGGTGTGGAACAAGTATTGACAGATGCTTTCCAGCGTGCCAAGGATTATGAAGCCAACATGAAAGCAGTTGAGGCCAACAATAAAAAGAAAGGTGCAACGCCCATGATCTTCCGCAGAGATTTGGAACTGGATGCGTTGGTAGAAATCATGAACAAAAAGCGCTTCATCACTTGTCACTCTTATGTAGCAAGTGAAATCACTTCAACCATGCGCGTAGCAGAAAAGTTCGGCTTCCGCGTAAATACGTTCACGCATATTTTGGAAGGATATAAAGTAGCAGATAAAATGAAAGAACATGGTGCAGCTGCTTCTACCTTCTCTGATTGGTGGGCTTACAAGTTGGAAGTACAAGATGCCATTCCGCAGAATGCTGCGATCATGAATGCGGTTGGACTGAACGTGGCCATCAATTCTGATGATGCAGAAATGGCGCGTCGCCTGAATCAGGAAGCTGCTAAGAGTGTGAAGTATGGTGGTGTAAGCGAAGAAGATGCCTGGAAAATGGTTACCATCAATCCTGCCAAGATGCTGCACGTAGATGATAAAGTAGGTAGCATCAAAGCCGGTAAGGATGCTGATCTGGTATTGTGGAGCGACAATCCACTGAGCATTTATGCCAAATCACTCTACACCATGGTAGACGGTACCATTTATTTTGATCGTGAAAAAGATCTGCAAATGCGTAAAGACGTTAAAGCAGAGCGCCTTCGCCTGATCAGCAAAATGGTGGGCGAAAAAGCACAGGGCCGCCCAACCATTCCGGCACAACCGAGCTATAAGTATATCCACACTTGTTTAGACCATGGTCATAAACTGGGTATGCTGGAAATTGAAGCAGAAGATGCTGATGAACATGATAACCACTAA